One genomic segment of Thermodesulforhabdaceae bacterium includes these proteins:
- the icd gene encoding isocitrate dehydrogenase (NADP(+)) yields MAQNVEISEGKIIVPDQPIIGFIEGDGTGPDIWRATRMVIDAAVEKASNGRKKIEWKELLAGEKAYRETGSWLPQETIEEIRSLKIAIKGPLTTPVGGGFRSVNVTLRQVLDLYACIRPVRYIRGVPSPMKNPEKVNMVIFRENTEDVYAGIEWPAGSEEAKKVATFLKDSFSVHIPEDAGIGIKPISRRCTERLVKKAIEYAIDNNLPSVTLVHKGNIMKYTEGAFRNWGYAFAASYFGDKTITEDDLWKLYDGKIPPDKIVIKDRIADAMFQQVLLRPEEYSVIATPNLNGDYLSDALAAQVGGLGMAPGANIGDQCAVFEATHGTAPKYAGLDKVNPSSLILSGAMMLRYMGWKEEADLIERGLEKAIESRRVTYDLARQMDGAEEVSCSKFGEIIVEMMK; encoded by the coding sequence ATGGCTCAAAATGTCGAAATCTCGGAAGGAAAAATTATCGTACCAGATCAACCCATCATAGGTTTTATCGAAGGCGATGGAACCGGACCAGACATCTGGAGAGCAACTCGTATGGTGATTGACGCAGCCGTTGAAAAAGCCTCTAACGGAAGGAAAAAAATCGAATGGAAAGAACTTCTTGCGGGAGAAAAGGCATATCGAGAAACCGGAAGCTGGCTTCCTCAAGAAACCATCGAAGAGATTCGCTCTTTGAAAATCGCCATAAAGGGACCTCTAACTACTCCCGTTGGTGGAGGTTTTCGTAGTGTAAATGTAACTCTTAGGCAAGTGTTAGATTTATATGCCTGCATTCGCCCTGTCCGCTACATACGAGGTGTCCCATCTCCAATGAAAAACCCGGAAAAAGTTAACATGGTCATTTTCAGAGAAAACACAGAAGATGTTTACGCTGGTATAGAATGGCCTGCAGGATCGGAAGAAGCCAAAAAAGTAGCGACCTTCTTGAAAGACTCTTTTTCAGTTCATATCCCTGAAGATGCCGGTATAGGGATCAAGCCGATAAGCCGTCGATGCACTGAGAGGCTCGTAAAGAAGGCTATTGAATACGCCATAGACAACAATCTACCTTCGGTAACCCTTGTTCATAAAGGAAACATTATGAAATACACCGAAGGAGCGTTTAGAAATTGGGGATACGCGTTTGCCGCTTCTTATTTTGGAGACAAAACCATAACCGAGGACGATCTCTGGAAGCTTTACGATGGAAAGATCCCACCAGATAAAATTGTAATAAAAGACAGAATCGCTGATGCAATGTTCCAGCAAGTGCTCCTTAGACCCGAAGAATATTCAGTTATCGCCACACCAAACCTAAACGGAGACTATCTTTCTGATGCGCTTGCGGCTCAGGTTGGTGGTCTGGGTATGGCACCAGGAGCAAACATCGGGGATCAGTGTGCAGTCTTTGAAGCTACTCACGGCACTGCACCGAAATACGCTGGCCTTGATAAGGTTAACCCAAGTTCCCTTATTCTCTCGGGAGCGATGATGCTTAGATATATGGGCTGGAAGGAAGAGGCAGATCTTATCGAGCGGGGATTAGAAAAAGCCATTGAATCAAGGCGAGTGACCTATGATTTAGCCAGACAGATGGATGGTGCCGAGGAAGTTTCTTGCTCTAAATTTGGAGAGATAATTGTTGAAATGATGAAATAA
- a CDS encoding NUDIX hydrolase, giving the protein MAIKPWRVVSTKSEKKLGLFRLRIDEVVMPTTGRLYSVYALDFAPWANIIAITPNDEVVMVRQYRHGIREITLELPGGVIDERDDPQSGARRELLEETGYDAQVWELLGTLHPNPAIQTNVCYTFLARNAYPAARQHLDELEDIEVVLYPVSEIPKLLKDGVISHALIVAAFGTFFLKYPEYLR; this is encoded by the coding sequence ATGGCTATAAAACCGTGGCGTGTAGTATCCACAAAATCAGAGAAAAAGTTGGGACTTTTCAGACTTAGAATTGATGAAGTGGTAATGCCAACAACAGGGCGACTTTACAGCGTTTATGCTTTAGATTTTGCTCCCTGGGCAAACATTATTGCTATCACACCAAATGATGAAGTAGTAATGGTTAGACAATATCGGCATGGGATTCGTGAAATAACTCTTGAACTTCCCGGAGGAGTAATAGACGAACGGGATGACCCGCAAAGTGGAGCTCGCCGAGAGTTGCTGGAAGAAACGGGCTATGACGCTCAGGTTTGGGAACTTCTTGGAACACTTCATCCTAACCCGGCTATTCAAACTAATGTCTGTTACACTTTTTTAGCCAGGAATGCCTATCCAGCCGCTCGCCAGCATTTAGATGAGCTTGAGGATATTGAAGTAGTGCTCTATCCAGTATCGGAAATACCAAAGCTCCTTAAAGATGGTGTAATTTCTCATGCTCTTATTGTAGCGGCTTTTGGCACATTTTTTCTTAAGTATCCAGAATACTTGAGGTAG